The genomic region AGGTCTGGAGAGAAAACTGACATAGAAACCAGGGgagagaaacaacaaaaagaacagtaaCTGTGGAGTCCTGAAGGCCACATAGACACGAAGTGAGACTCCAGCCTAAAACAGATACCTCTAGCTACCAAGCCTTCCAGATGTTGGCAGGAGCTGGGTTCACCTCCCAACCCCTCTCCCTTGGTTTCCACCAAGGCATGCTGCTCCTACCTCAAGGTCAGGGGGTCCTGGTTCCCCCAGTCCAGCACTCACAGAGGGAAGAGGTGGTGGTAGGAACTGCCAACCCTTCAGGGACTCTGCAAAGGCTGTCTCTCTTAAGGAGGGCCCCAGCTCAGGTTTGCCAGGCTTCCGGACAGGGGTGTCACAGGCTGTATTCCCCAGCAGAGGCTGCTGAAGCTCTTGAAGACTAGGACTGTCCATGCTGGGGGCAGACTGTGGCAGAGAAGGTTCCTAGGGGCAGGAGGAAGACAAATACAAGTTGTAAAAGAGCCTCACTTATCCATCCCCTTGCCCATCTTTGGAGAGACTCAGGCAGAGATGAATTTAATAGCCCTTggatccattttacagataggaaaacAAGCCAGAGGGTAAGAGGTGGTTCCAACTTATGAAGACAACTCAAGGGTCTGTACATTTGATTCTGGGCTTCTCTCTCAGGCAAAACATATACCTGTTGCATACTTACTCTAAACCAAGCCTTGCACACTTTCCCATGAACtcttcccctccacacacacacatacacccatcCCAGACTCACGTTTCTCACCACCCATCCAAGCCCATACACCTCTCTTAGGCACCCTCCCAACCCCAATTCCAGTGACCCTGGAACTTCCCCTTAAGTCCTCACTCCCCTCCTGCACAACCCAGGCCTGCACCCTCTGAGTTCCCAAGGCTCCTGCCACACAGCCCTATCCAGACAAGCCCACCCTCACCCCTACACATTATCTGCCAGAGGGCTCTTTATTCAGTAGTCTCAAAAATCAACTCCCAGAAAACATCCTTGAAGCTGGAAACCTTTTTACACACTTATTCCAAGAGACTCCTTGCACAATCCTAATAGTCACAGCATCAGAAACGACACACATCCCCCCACACGCACAGGCTTCCCATATCCGCACCCCCACACTTCCATCCTCCCATCGTTTTCCTTTACACTTATTGGGGTCCAACATCCTCCCCAACTACACCTGACCCCAAACAAATCCCCACACACCCTTCAATTCAGGTTTACCCCAACCCTGTTTTTGCACACCTTGCCCTACAGTCCTCCCCGAAGCACACACGTACGTGTTCACACTCAGCACAACCAGAAAAGAGATGTTTCTCGGCCTACGATCCCCCTGGGAGGCCCGAACCTCCTGACTCCCTGCTCACTCCAAACCTCCACTGAGCCGATTTGTCGCCAAAGGTTCGCCCCTGGGCCGCAACGCCAGGACCCTGAGAAAGGAGCGGTACCCCTACCTCCTCCCCACACTCTTCGCCCCTGACCAGACCTGGACCACCGGGCCCCGCACAGCGCTGCTGCCCCGGTGAGGGATAAACTCAGCGATCCCTCGTCCTGGGGCCGGGAGGGAGGGGCTGCGGGCTCTGCGCGCTCGGCTTCGTTCGGGTCTTTGCGCCCCGGGCCCGCAGCGcgcgggggagggggcggggcgacGGCGCCAGGCCCCGCCCCCCTCCGCGGAGGCCCGGGTGGGGTCTTGAAGGCCACTGTCAGCCACCCCCTGATGCGAGGTGCAGGTGGGGATCCCAGAAACAGCAGCCCCTTTCACCCAAGGCCAGGCCCAGGCGCGCTGGATGGAGGATGGGGAGCCTGGGGTTCTCCAGGGCCTTCTGGCTTGGCCCCGCTCCCATACCATCCCTGTCGCCCAATAATAACCAATAATAATAGTAACGGCTACTACAGCTATGTGCcctgttctaagtgctttacacGTACACTTTCACATTTATTCCTAAGAG from Castor canadensis chromosome 16, mCasCan1.hap1v2, whole genome shotgun sequence harbors:
- the Tmem91 gene encoding transmembrane protein 91 isoform X3, with product MDSPSLQELQQPLLGNTACDTPVRKPGKPELGPSLRETAFAESLKGWQFLPPPLPSVSAGLGEPGPPDLEGMSSSDSDSDWDGGDRLSPLLPHDHLGLAVFSMLCCFWPVGIAAFCLAQKLPLRPPL